The following proteins are encoded in a genomic region of Thermococcus henrietii:
- a CDS encoding ribosome biogenesis/translation initiation ATPase RLI, whose product MRVAVIDYDKCNPDKCGHFLCERVCPVNRMGGEAIIIDEENYRPVIQEASCTGCGICVHKCPFNAITIVNLPEQLDEDCVHRYGINGFVLYRLPVVKEGMVVGILGPNGTGKTTAVKILSGQLLPNLCGDNDSWDNVIKAFRGNELQTYFERLKNGEIRPVVKPQYVDLIPKAVKGKVRDLLRKADESGRFDEVVKELELEGILDRDIRQLSGGELQRVAIAAALLRNAEFYFFDEPSSYLDIRQRLKVAKIIRNLADSGKNVLAVEHDLAILDYMSDIIHVVYGKPGAYGIFSQPKSTRNGINEFLRGYLRDENVRFRPYEINFSKKSERKSQEGEILVEYPRLVKDYSSFKLEAEGGELYIGEVVGIVGPNGIGKTTFVKMLAGVEKPTEGEIDWSLTVSYKPQYIKTDYDGTVYELLSKIDASKLMSSFYKSELLNPLGIPELYDKRVDELSGGELQRVAIVACLIRDADLYLLDEPSAHLDVEQRLAVSKAIRSLMAKNEKTALIVEHDVMMVDYLSDRLIVFEGQPGKFGKASKPMGMREGMNRFLASVGITFRRDPDTGRPRANKEGSVKDREQKERGEYYYA is encoded by the coding sequence ATGCGCGTTGCGGTCATCGACTACGACAAGTGCAACCCGGACAAGTGCGGTCACTTCCTCTGCGAGCGAGTCTGCCCTGTCAACCGAATGGGCGGTGAGGCGATAATCATAGACGAGGAGAACTACCGGCCGGTCATACAGGAGGCCAGCTGTACGGGCTGTGGAATCTGCGTCCACAAGTGCCCCTTCAACGCGATAACAATCGTAAACCTTCCAGAACAGCTCGACGAGGACTGCGTCCACCGCTACGGAATCAATGGCTTCGTCCTCTACCGCCTCCCGGTTGTCAAGGAAGGAATGGTCGTCGGAATCCTCGGTCCCAATGGAACCGGTAAGACGACCGCCGTTAAGATACTCTCCGGCCAGCTCCTGCCGAACCTCTGCGGCGACAACGACTCCTGGGACAACGTGATTAAGGCCTTCCGAGGAAACGAGCTCCAGACGTACTTTGAGAGGCTGAAGAACGGGGAGATTCGACCCGTCGTGAAGCCCCAGTACGTTGACCTGATTCCCAAGGCCGTTAAGGGAAAGGTCCGCGACCTGCTCAGGAAGGCCGACGAGAGCGGAAGGTTCGACGAGGTTGTTAAAGAGCTGGAACTTGAGGGAATCCTCGACAGGGACATAAGACAGCTCTCCGGCGGTGAGCTCCAGCGCGTTGCCATAGCCGCGGCCCTGCTCAGGAACGCGGAGTTCTACTTCTTCGACGAGCCGTCGAGCTACCTCGACATAAGGCAGAGGCTCAAGGTCGCCAAAATCATCAGGAACCTCGCCGACTCGGGAAAGAACGTCCTGGCGGTCGAGCACGACCTTGCTATCCTCGACTACATGAGCGACATAATCCACGTCGTCTACGGCAAGCCCGGTGCCTACGGTATCTTTTCACAGCCCAAGTCAACGAGAAACGGCATAAACGAGTTCCTTAGGGGCTATTTGAGGGACGAGAACGTCCGCTTCAGGCCCTACGAGATAAACTTCAGCAAGAAGAGCGAGCGCAAGAGCCAGGAGGGAGAAATACTCGTCGAGTATCCGAGGCTCGTCAAGGACTACAGCTCCTTCAAGCTCGAGGCCGAGGGTGGGGAGCTCTACATCGGCGAGGTCGTCGGAATCGTCGGCCCGAACGGAATAGGTAAGACGACCTTCGTGAAGATGCTCGCCGGAGTCGAGAAGCCAACGGAGGGCGAGATAGACTGGTCGCTGACAGTCTCTTACAAGCCCCAGTACATAAAGACGGACTACGACGGAACGGTTTACGAGCTCCTCAGCAAGATTGACGCGAGCAAGCTCATGAGCAGTTTCTACAAGAGCGAGCTCCTGAACCCGCTGGGCATTCCGGAGCTCTACGACAAGCGCGTGGACGAACTGAGCGGCGGTGAGCTCCAGCGCGTTGCCATAGTGGCCTGCCTGATAAGGGACGCCGACCTGTATCTCCTCGACGAGCCCTCGGCGCATCTCGACGTCGAGCAGAGGCTGGCGGTTTCGAAGGCAATCCGCTCGCTGATGGCCAAGAACGAGAAGACGGCACTGATAGTCGAGCACGACGTCATGATGGTTGACTACCTGAGCGACAGGCTGATTGTGTTCGAGGGTCAGCCCGGCAAGTTCGGTAAGGCAAGCAAGCCGATGGGTATGCGCGAGGGAATGAACCGCTTCCTGGCCTCGGTTGGCATAACCTTCAGGCGCGACCCCGACACAGGAAGGCCGAGGGCCAACAAGGAAGGCTCCGTAAAGGACAGGGAGCAGAAGGAGAGGGGCGAGTACTACTATGCGTGA
- a CDS encoding AAA family ATPase, with amino-acid sequence MLFDLQPKRRREDLYDREDELREFSEAVELGETLVLLLGIRRLGKSSLLNVALSESGKPFSKIDVRSLYFTHGSIPQELLARKLLEGLLKSLKGTDKVRVELMKALSRIKGVRVSGLQVEFDEKPDLAELLERLDLWAEKTERRVIIAFDEAQYLRLSGIQYDGLIAYAVDNLPNLTFVLTGSEVGMLHDFIGLDNPKKPLFGRYAREITLKRFSKEQSMDFLRRGFDELGVKVQEEEIERVVERLDGIVGWLTLYGYLRGVRTLSEKEALNELFERAKALVLDEISTLTKYSARYWFILKAVALGNDSWSSIKEYVEFKAGKINDAKFSGLLKNLVKYGYLEKTEDGYSIPDPVVKEVIKKTNLPPGKLLTLP; translated from the coding sequence TTGCTGTTCGACCTCCAGCCCAAGAGGAGAAGAGAAGACCTCTACGATAGGGAAGACGAGCTCAGGGAGTTTTCTGAAGCCGTTGAACTCGGAGAAACGCTCGTTCTTCTGCTCGGCATCAGGAGACTCGGTAAAAGCTCCCTCCTCAACGTTGCCCTTTCCGAATCGGGAAAACCTTTCTCCAAGATTGACGTTCGCTCGCTCTACTTTACCCACGGCTCGATTCCTCAAGAGTTGCTCGCGAGAAAACTCCTCGAAGGTCTCCTCAAGTCCCTGAAGGGAACGGACAAAGTGCGGGTAGAACTCATGAAAGCCCTCTCAAGGATTAAGGGGGTTAGAGTTTCGGGTCTTCAGGTGGAGTTTGATGAAAAGCCCGACCTTGCGGAGCTCCTTGAGAGGCTCGACCTCTGGGCCGAGAAAACTGAGAGAAGAGTTATAATCGCCTTCGACGAGGCCCAGTATCTGAGGCTTTCGGGGATACAGTACGATGGGCTCATAGCGTACGCCGTGGACAACCTGCCGAACCTGACGTTTGTGCTGACCGGCTCCGAGGTCGGAATGCTCCACGATTTTATCGGACTCGACAACCCCAAAAAGCCCCTCTTTGGCAGGTACGCGAGGGAGATAACGCTGAAGAGGTTTTCGAAGGAGCAGAGCATGGACTTCCTGAGAAGAGGATTCGACGAGCTTGGAGTAAAGGTTCAGGAGGAGGAAATTGAGAGGGTCGTTGAGAGGCTCGACGGAATTGTCGGATGGCTGACCCTATACGGCTACCTCAGGGGAGTTAGAACGCTCTCCGAAAAAGAGGCACTCAACGAGCTCTTTGAGAGGGCCAAAGCGCTTGTCCTCGACGAAATTTCGACCCTTACGAAGTACAGCGCGAGGTACTGGTTCATCTTGAAGGCCGTTGCCCTCGGAAACGATTCATGGAGCTCCATAAAGGAGTACGTGGAGTTCAAGGCGGGAAAGATAAACGACGCAAAATTCTCGGGCCTGCTGAAGAACCTCGTCAAGTACGGCTACCTTGAAAAGACAGAGGATGGCTACTCCATCCCCGACCCAGTCGTTAAGGAAGTCATAAAGAAGACCAACTTACCCCCGGGTAAGCTACTTACCCTCCCGTAA
- a CDS encoding cell wall-binding repeat-containing protein has product MSGMKKLASFVIMLMLLTWGAAFSTATASGSGSDTVILVSDNPADLVMAELVSNLTGYPIVVAPWGIYDPGVTAKVLSKSPRKVIIIGGPLAVLPDYAADLNASNVTVIRWGGRTRYDTNRDVIKGLEELGINLKKQVFAVGSDPACVQTALKLALEERAAVVYLTKPTENTSDGKLVVPQWVNVSGPEVVKVKVTNWTAEMRIKEVEGKLNFLLSFINGTPGKVLGKYVDSAKKLLAEAKEAYTRGDYAEAYRLANLAGEKVELAIKQAALDPNVKADFDVSLMEFYMHGMKPLTPEQQEELQKLMTELEEALKNHDYEKARRIRLIIITRFLRVYGRFGGVISPIISPNLNDLNLDK; this is encoded by the coding sequence GTGAGTGGTATGAAGAAGTTGGCCTCATTCGTCATCATGCTGATGTTGCTCACTTGGGGAGCCGCGTTCAGCACGGCCACAGCGTCCGGGAGCGGTTCTGATACCGTAATACTCGTCAGCGACAATCCGGCCGACCTTGTGATGGCCGAGCTCGTCTCGAATCTAACGGGATATCCAATTGTCGTTGCCCCCTGGGGCATATACGACCCTGGTGTAACCGCGAAGGTTCTCTCGAAGTCCCCGCGGAAGGTCATAATAATCGGCGGACCCCTGGCGGTTCTCCCTGACTACGCGGCGGATTTGAACGCCTCAAACGTTACTGTTATAAGATGGGGCGGCAGGACGAGGTACGACACGAACAGAGACGTCATCAAAGGACTGGAGGAGCTTGGGATAAACCTCAAAAAGCAGGTTTTTGCCGTCGGTTCTGACCCGGCCTGCGTTCAAACGGCCCTCAAGCTAGCCCTCGAGGAAAGGGCCGCGGTGGTCTACCTGACGAAACCCACCGAAAACACCAGCGACGGAAAGCTCGTCGTACCCCAGTGGGTCAACGTCTCAGGCCCGGAGGTAGTGAAGGTGAAGGTAACGAACTGGACCGCGGAGATGAGGATTAAAGAGGTTGAGGGAAAGCTGAACTTCCTCCTAAGCTTCATCAACGGAACACCAGGAAAAGTTCTGGGGAAGTACGTTGATAGCGCCAAGAAACTGCTCGCGGAGGCAAAGGAGGCATACACAAGGGGGGACTACGCTGAGGCTTACAGACTCGCGAACCTTGCCGGGGAAAAGGTTGAACTTGCGATAAAGCAGGCCGCCCTCGACCCAAACGTGAAGGCTGACTTTGATGTATCGCTCATGGAGTTCTACATGCATGGAATGAAGCCCCTAACCCCGGAACAGCAGGAGGAGCTCCAGAAGCTCATGACGGAACTCGAAGAGGCCCTCAAAAACCATGACTACGAAAAGGCGAGGAGAATCCGCCTGATAATCATAACGAGGTTCCTTCGCGTTTACGGGCGGTTCGGAGGGGTTATATCTCCGATTATATCCCCAAACCTCAACGACCTAAACCTTGACAAGTGA
- a CDS encoding acetate--CoA ligase family protein, translating into MNLDYFFKPKGIAVIGASNDPMKLGYEVFKNLKKYKEGKVYPVNVKDEVVQGVKAYKNVKDIPDEVDLAIIVVPKRFVKQSIIDCGEKGVKGAVIITAGFGETGEEGKKEERELVEIAHKYGMRLIGPNCVGVMNTHNDMNATFIMDAKKGSIAFVSQSGALGAGIVYKTVKEGIGFSKFISVGNMADLDFAELMEYLADTEEDKAIALYIEGIKDGRKFIEVAKKATRKKPVIALKAGKSESGARAASSHTGSLAGSWKIYEAAFKQSGVLIAETIDDMLSMARAFTQPLPKGKRVAIMTNAGGPGVLTADQIDKRGLKLADLEEKTIEELRSFLPPMAAVKNPVDMIASARGEDYYRTAKALLQDPNVDMLIAICVVPTFAGMTPTEHAEGVIRAIKEVNNGKPVLGLFMAGYVSEKAKELLEENGIPSYERPEDVAAGAYALVQQARNAGILEDE; encoded by the coding sequence ATGAACCTGGACTACTTCTTCAAACCGAAGGGTATAGCCGTCATCGGTGCATCGAACGACCCGATGAAGCTCGGCTACGAAGTTTTCAAGAACCTCAAGAAGTACAAGGAGGGCAAGGTTTACCCCGTCAACGTCAAGGACGAGGTCGTTCAGGGCGTTAAGGCCTACAAGAACGTCAAGGACATCCCCGACGAGGTTGACCTCGCGATAATCGTAGTTCCCAAGCGCTTCGTGAAGCAGTCGATAATAGACTGCGGTGAGAAGGGAGTTAAGGGAGCGGTCATCATAACGGCCGGCTTCGGCGAGACTGGTGAAGAGGGCAAGAAGGAGGAGAGGGAACTCGTTGAGATTGCCCACAAGTACGGAATGCGCCTGATAGGCCCGAACTGCGTCGGCGTCATGAACACCCACAACGACATGAACGCGACCTTCATAATGGACGCCAAGAAGGGGAGCATAGCCTTCGTGAGCCAGAGTGGAGCTTTGGGAGCTGGAATCGTCTACAAGACCGTCAAGGAGGGAATCGGCTTCTCCAAGTTCATCAGCGTCGGCAACATGGCGGACCTCGACTTCGCGGAGCTCATGGAGTACCTGGCGGACACCGAGGAGGACAAGGCAATCGCGCTTTACATCGAGGGAATCAAGGACGGAAGGAAGTTCATCGAGGTCGCCAAGAAGGCCACCAGGAAGAAGCCCGTCATAGCCCTTAAGGCTGGAAAGAGCGAGAGCGGAGCGAGGGCAGCATCAAGCCATACGGGTTCCCTTGCCGGAAGCTGGAAGATTTACGAAGCCGCTTTCAAGCAGAGCGGAGTTCTCATCGCCGAGACAATCGACGATATGCTCAGCATGGCGCGGGCTTTCACCCAGCCGTTGCCGAAAGGCAAGCGCGTCGCGATAATGACCAACGCCGGAGGACCGGGCGTTTTAACCGCCGACCAGATTGACAAGAGGGGCCTTAAGCTGGCCGACCTCGAGGAGAAGACGATAGAGGAGCTCCGCTCGTTCCTCCCGCCGATGGCGGCAGTGAAGAACCCCGTCGACATGATAGCTTCCGCGAGGGGTGAGGACTACTACAGAACCGCCAAGGCCCTCCTCCAGGACCCGAACGTCGACATGCTCATAGCGATATGCGTCGTCCCGACCTTCGCGGGAATGACTCCAACGGAGCACGCTGAGGGCGTTATCAGGGCAATCAAGGAAGTCAACAACGGCAAGCCAGTTCTCGGCCTATTCATGGCCGGCTACGTCAGCGAGAAGGCGAAGGAGCTCCTCGAAGAGAACGGAATCCCGAGCTATGAGAGGCCGGAGGACGTTGCCGCTGGAGCTTACGCGCTCGTCCAGCAGGCGAGGAACGCTGGTATCTTGGAGGATGAGTGA
- a CDS encoding indolepyruvate oxidoreductase subunit beta translates to MREYNIVITGVGGQGILTAANLLGWAALHAGYKVRVGEVHGMSQRFGSVIAYVRFGEDVYGAMVPEGKADVILSFEPVEALRYINYLKKGGLVFTNARPIPPVQVSMGLAKYPSLEEIRKVVEEDFEAKFMAFDAEKLAMEAGNIITTNVVLIGALTQTPGFPLSAEHVREVIKVSVPKKAVDVNMKAFDLGIKAAKEMLGL, encoded by the coding sequence ATGAGGGAGTACAACATCGTTATCACCGGAGTTGGCGGTCAGGGAATCCTTACCGCGGCGAATCTGCTCGGCTGGGCGGCCCTTCACGCCGGCTACAAGGTGCGCGTTGGTGAGGTTCACGGCATGAGCCAGCGCTTTGGAAGCGTTATCGCCTACGTCCGCTTTGGAGAGGACGTCTACGGCGCGATGGTTCCCGAGGGCAAGGCGGACGTCATACTGAGCTTCGAGCCTGTCGAAGCTTTGCGCTACATCAACTACCTCAAGAAAGGCGGTCTGGTCTTCACCAACGCGAGGCCGATTCCGCCGGTTCAGGTCTCGATGGGCCTCGCCAAGTACCCGAGCCTGGAGGAGATTAGAAAGGTCGTCGAGGAGGACTTCGAGGCCAAGTTCATGGCCTTCGACGCCGAGAAGCTCGCTATGGAGGCCGGCAACATCATAACCACCAACGTCGTCCTCATCGGAGCGCTGACTCAGACGCCGGGCTTCCCGCTCTCAGCGGAGCACGTCAGGGAGGTCATAAAGGTCAGTGTGCCGAAGAAGGCCGTTGACGTCAACATGAAGGCCTTTGACCTCGGAATCAAGGCCGCGAAGGAGATGCTGGGGCTTTGA
- the cmr1 gene encoding type III-B CRISPR module RAMP protein Cmr1, protein MYEATFELETITPLFMRGADQRKAEFRSASIKGVMRWWFRALAGSYFGNNIAKLREAECRVFGCAGGGGTRRSAVIVEVEPVESNGEYSPKNEYESYFWFSQTGRNSRGAVLPGLTLTITLEGRDEDSLKLAVLSLWTALHLGGFGSRSRKFGGSLFPKKEPGGDVNLDISFVPGQDVEEFYKGVFEGERNITSEFSKILRDMGFKPGPRYGRLPEYPVLNREHSLIVVGDPKGDVSEAIKDVGEWYLGTVGKGGKFEGGFRFKYANRRIPHKIHEKYQQGEERIGSIDVAPERRPFLGLPIPFYKSFGTESVKFTVDHWNADRRASCLLFTVNAVKSQNATEYYPVITLFRYKFLPGYEGPVRYRGGVYKGREKVANAAGALFIIERGQDGEVEYLKYLRELSLSLSTKFTPVYGSEEVFQ, encoded by the coding sequence ATGTACGAAGCCACATTTGAGCTTGAAACTATAACTCCTCTTTTTATGCGTGGTGCAGACCAGAGAAAAGCTGAATTTCGCTCCGCAAGCATCAAAGGCGTCATGCGCTGGTGGTTCAGGGCTTTAGCCGGGAGCTACTTTGGAAACAACATTGCAAAGCTTAGGGAAGCCGAGTGCAGGGTCTTCGGGTGCGCTGGAGGTGGCGGGACGAGGAGGAGCGCAGTGATCGTTGAGGTGGAACCCGTTGAGTCTAATGGTGAGTACTCCCCGAAGAACGAGTATGAGAGTTACTTCTGGTTCTCTCAAACGGGCCGTAATTCACGGGGTGCCGTTCTCCCCGGACTTACCCTCACCATTACGTTGGAGGGTCGCGATGAGGATTCACTGAAACTTGCTGTCCTCTCCCTGTGGACTGCTCTACACCTCGGTGGGTTCGGTTCTAGGTCGAGGAAGTTTGGGGGTTCGCTGTTCCCCAAAAAGGAACCAGGAGGAGACGTGAACCTTGATATATCCTTTGTTCCGGGGCAGGACGTTGAGGAATTCTACAAGGGGGTGTTCGAGGGGGAAAGAAACATCACGTCAGAGTTCTCCAAGATACTGAGGGATATGGGCTTCAAGCCGGGACCCCGATACGGGAGGTTACCCGAGTACCCGGTACTCAATCGAGAGCACTCACTGATCGTAGTTGGCGACCCTAAGGGGGACGTCAGCGAGGCCATAAAAGACGTTGGTGAATGGTACCTCGGAACTGTGGGGAAGGGAGGTAAGTTCGAGGGAGGCTTCAGGTTCAAGTACGCCAACAGGAGGATTCCCCACAAGATTCATGAAAAGTACCAGCAGGGGGAGGAGAGAATCGGGAGCATAGATGTAGCTCCCGAGAGGAGGCCTTTCTTAGGCTTGCCAATCCCGTTCTACAAGTCGTTTGGGACGGAATCCGTTAAATTCACAGTTGACCATTGGAATGCCGATAGAAGGGCATCCTGTTTACTGTTCACGGTAAACGCCGTGAAAAGCCAGAACGCCACTGAATACTACCCAGTGATAACCCTCTTCAGGTACAAGTTCTTGCCGGGTTACGAGGGCCCAGTGAGGTACAGAGGGGGAGTGTACAAGGGAAGGGAGAAAGTTGCCAACGCCGCGGGAGCCCTCTTTATCATCGAGAGGGGGCAGGATGGTGAAGTTGAATACCTGAAGTACTTGAGAGAGCTCTCCTTATCTCTCTCCACTAAGTTTACCCCCGTTTACGGCTCCGAGGAGGTGTTCCAATGA
- a CDS encoding AIR synthase family protein, translated as MHPGKLPPELLEKLVLSRLPTGGKGVILGPGTGIDGAAVNVEGTLVASSDPITGATKRIGFYAVHVNANDVAVMGAEPRWFLTTVLLPGNTDEELLENIIEEISREAKKLGVAVVGGHTEVTPGLDRPIVVGTMLGEAERLVRTDGAKPGDAIVMTKWAGIEGTAIIAEELRGRLAPILGEEFLEVASSLIEYLSVLPEARILRKVANAMHDPTEGGILNGLHEMADASGLGFRLYAERIPIREETKTLCNYLHLNPLGLISSGVLLASVPRDYAKKAVEELLSHGITASIIGEFLAEEKRVIVEENEERPAWRPESDELWKVVGSQKSTQ; from the coding sequence ATGCATCCAGGAAAACTTCCTCCGGAACTCCTTGAAAAGCTGGTCCTCTCCAGGCTCCCGACAGGAGGGAAGGGGGTTATCTTAGGCCCGGGAACCGGAATAGACGGCGCAGCTGTGAACGTCGAGGGTACCCTCGTCGCTTCCAGCGACCCCATAACGGGTGCAACGAAGAGAATCGGCTTCTACGCCGTCCACGTCAACGCGAACGATGTGGCAGTAATGGGCGCGGAGCCGAGGTGGTTCCTGACGACGGTGCTCCTTCCAGGGAACACCGATGAGGAGCTTTTAGAAAACATCATCGAGGAAATCTCACGCGAAGCTAAGAAGCTCGGCGTTGCGGTCGTCGGTGGGCACACGGAAGTAACTCCCGGTCTCGACAGACCGATAGTCGTTGGAACGATGCTCGGCGAGGCTGAGAGGCTCGTCAGAACCGACGGAGCGAAGCCCGGTGATGCCATAGTGATGACGAAGTGGGCGGGCATCGAAGGAACCGCCATAATCGCGGAGGAGCTCAGGGGGAGGCTCGCCCCGATACTCGGTGAGGAGTTCCTTGAGGTTGCCTCGTCTCTGATTGAGTACCTGAGCGTCCTTCCCGAGGCGAGGATTCTCAGGAAGGTGGCCAACGCAATGCACGACCCGACCGAGGGAGGAATACTCAACGGTCTCCATGAGATGGCCGACGCTTCCGGTTTGGGTTTCAGGCTTTACGCCGAGAGGATTCCAATCCGGGAGGAAACGAAAACCCTCTGCAACTACCTCCACCTGAACCCGCTCGGTCTGATAAGCTCGGGCGTTCTTCTCGCCTCTGTTCCAAGGGATTACGCGAAAAAGGCCGTTGAAGAGCTTTTGAGCCATGGCATAACCGCGAGCATCATAGGGGAGTTTTTGGCCGAAGAGAAACGCGTCATAGTCGAGGAGAACGAAGAGAGGCCCGCGTGGAGACCAGAGAGCGACGAGCTGTGGAAGGTCGTGGGTAGCCAAAAAAGCACTCAGTGA
- the iorA gene encoding indolepyruvate ferredoxin oxidoreductase subunit alpha: MAKVTDIVLWDKPGERVLLLGNQAIARGALEANIAVFAAYPGTPSSELTDTMAMVAKKAGVYMEYSTNEKVAFETALSAAWSGLRAMTAMKHVGLNVAADTFLSAVGMGVEGGFVIMVADDPSMWSSQNEQDTRVYAKFANVPVFEPISPHEAKEMTKYAFELSEKFKHFVILRTTTRSSHARGDVVLGELPEEIKTGKRKFGNFKKNPERFVDIPAHSRKFHPQILEKIEKIREELNNCPFNWIEGDENAKVGIIAPGLAYAYVKEALAWLGVENVKILKLGTPFPVPYGLLEKFLDGLEKVLIVEELEPVVEEQVKTWAYDKGLTIPIHGKDLVPRVYEMTTRRAVTAIAKFLGLETPVNFEELDQKYEKVKGMVPPRPPSLCPACPHRNTFYAIRRAATPRAIFPSDIGCYTLGVLPPLKTVDTTVAMGGSIGVAHGLSIALNGSVAEEEHKTGKEKKVIVATIGDSTFFHTGLPALANAIYNRSNVVIVVLDNLVTAMTGDQPNPGTGETPHGPGKQIKIEEVAKALGADYVAVVDPYDIKAVERTIKEALAVEGVSVVVARRVCALYRIGQLRREGKQWPLYQVNEDKCTGCKICINAYGCPAIYWDAEKKKAKIDPTMCWGCGGCAQVCPFDAFEKVREGEL; the protein is encoded by the coding sequence ATGGCGAAGGTGACGGACATAGTGCTGTGGGATAAGCCCGGGGAGAGGGTTCTCCTCCTCGGAAACCAAGCAATAGCGCGCGGAGCTTTGGAGGCCAACATAGCAGTTTTCGCGGCTTATCCCGGAACCCCGAGTTCGGAACTGACCGATACGATGGCGATGGTGGCCAAGAAAGCAGGAGTTTACATGGAGTACTCCACCAACGAGAAGGTCGCCTTTGAGACCGCGCTCTCAGCTGCCTGGAGCGGTCTCAGGGCCATGACGGCCATGAAGCACGTCGGACTGAACGTTGCAGCGGATACGTTCCTCAGCGCAGTCGGCATGGGCGTTGAGGGCGGTTTCGTCATAATGGTCGCCGACGACCCGAGCATGTGGAGCAGTCAGAACGAGCAGGACACGAGGGTTTACGCCAAGTTCGCCAACGTGCCGGTTTTTGAGCCGATTTCACCCCACGAGGCCAAGGAGATGACGAAGTACGCCTTCGAGCTCAGCGAGAAGTTCAAGCACTTCGTCATCCTGAGGACGACCACGAGGAGCTCCCACGCGAGGGGCGATGTCGTTCTCGGAGAGCTTCCGGAGGAGATAAAGACCGGCAAGAGGAAGTTCGGGAACTTCAAAAAGAATCCGGAGAGGTTTGTTGACATTCCCGCCCATTCACGGAAGTTCCACCCGCAGATTCTCGAGAAGATTGAGAAGATTCGCGAGGAGCTCAACAACTGCCCCTTCAACTGGATTGAGGGCGACGAGAACGCGAAGGTCGGTATAATCGCTCCGGGTCTCGCCTACGCCTACGTCAAGGAGGCCTTGGCCTGGCTCGGCGTCGAGAACGTCAAGATACTCAAGCTCGGAACGCCCTTCCCCGTCCCCTACGGACTGCTTGAGAAGTTCCTCGACGGACTTGAGAAGGTTCTCATCGTTGAGGAGCTTGAGCCGGTCGTTGAGGAGCAGGTAAAGACTTGGGCCTACGACAAGGGCTTAACGATTCCGATTCACGGCAAGGACCTCGTGCCGAGGGTTTACGAGATGACCACGAGGAGGGCGGTAACGGCCATAGCGAAGTTCCTCGGCCTCGAAACCCCTGTGAACTTCGAGGAGCTCGACCAGAAGTACGAGAAGGTAAAGGGCATGGTCCCGCCGAGGCCCCCCTCGTTGTGCCCGGCCTGTCCGCACAGGAACACCTTCTACGCGATTAGAAGGGCCGCAACTCCGAGGGCAATCTTCCCGAGCGACATAGGCTGTTACACCCTCGGCGTCCTTCCACCGCTCAAGACCGTTGACACAACCGTTGCGATGGGCGGTTCGATTGGAGTTGCCCACGGCCTCAGCATCGCCCTGAACGGTTCCGTTGCCGAGGAAGAGCACAAGACGGGCAAGGAGAAGAAGGTAATCGTCGCCACGATAGGCGACTCAACGTTCTTCCACACGGGACTTCCGGCTTTGGCAAACGCCATCTACAACCGCTCCAATGTCGTCATAGTCGTCCTCGACAACCTTGTCACGGCCATGACCGGCGACCAGCCCAACCCGGGAACCGGCGAGACTCCACACGGTCCGGGCAAGCAGATTAAGATTGAAGAGGTCGCGAAGGCCCTCGGTGCCGATTACGTCGCCGTCGTTGACCCATACGACATAAAGGCCGTCGAGAGGACCATAAAGGAGGCCCTGGCCGTTGAAGGCGTGAGCGTCGTCGTCGCTAGGCGCGTCTGTGCGCTCTATAGGATAGGCCAGCTCAGGCGCGAGGGCAAGCAGTGGCCGCTCTACCAGGTCAACGAGGACAAGTGTACAGGCTGTAAGATCTGTATCAACGCCTACGGATGTCCGGCAATCTACTGGGACGCCGAGAAGAAGAAGGCTAAGATTGACCCGACGATGTGCTGGGGCTGCGGCGGCTGTGCCCAGGTCTGTCCGTTCGACGCCTTCGAGAAGGTGAGGGAGGGAGAGCTATGA